Genomic DNA from Methanosarcina sp. MTP4:
CAAGAGCCTTACAGTCCTTTCGGCAACTGCGTTTATGGTTGTGGAATACGAGCTGGAGATCACAGCGGAAAGCATCGTGAAAGGCAATAACCTGGACATAAGCCTGGAACTGCCCGGCGTACCCGAAACCGACGACTGCAGCTACGGGGCAGTGCTGATCAGGGATCAGGCATACAAAGCCAACATCGAGATCGATTCCGACGGCACCCGGGCAGGGACTTCCGTCATAGTAAACGAAATAGACGTCATCGAGGAATTTGACATAAATTCTTCAAACTACAGGTCAAAGCTGAGCAAAGGCGAACTCCAGACCGAACTCCAGACCATGATGGGAGAAGGGAAAGGCGCGATATCACTGGGGGTAGAGGGAAAGAATACCCTTTCACTTACCGCTTTTGACCTTCCTGTAGGAGACTACGTCCTGCTTGCAGCCGTATACCAGCCAGGCAAGGGGCTTGTTGCCCTTGGCCAGGAAGAACTGGAGATCAAGGTGCCGGGCAAGAAAAAAAGTAAAGGCAGCAGCTCAGGCGGCGGAGGCGGCGGAGGGGGAGGGTCTCCCGAACCCGCAAGTAACGTCCGTAAAAAGGAACTTGCCCAGCAGTTCGTTACTAACGGGAACCGCATCAGATTCGAGTTAACGCAGAGAGCCACCTCTGTAGGGTACGTGGAATTCGACGCCAAAAAGAGTGTAGGGAAAACCACAACCATTATCGAGGAACTGAAAAGCAGGTCAACCCTGACCCCTACCGAACCCGAAGGAGAAGTCTACAGGTACCTGAATATCTGGGTCGGAAACGGAGGCTTTGCAACCCCGGAAAACATTGAAGGCGCAGTTGTGGGCTTCAGGGTGAGCAGGGACTGGATCATTGAAAACAACGTTGATGCGGACTCAATAATTCTCCAGCATTTCAGTGAGAGCCGGTGGAATCTCCTTCCGACTACAAGAATCGGGGAAGACGAAGAATACATCTACTTCGAAGCTGAAACCCCGGGATTCTCCCCGTTTGCGATTACCACAAGCGGCAAGAGTATAATACTGCTTGAGCAGACAGGTGGGGAAGAAGATCCGCTTTCCGTAGGAACAAATACACCGGAACAGGAACCCGGGCTTGAACCTGAAACCTCTGGAAAGTTTCCGGCATGGTTTTCGAAAATCGCCAGTTTCTTAGTAGGAGTTATGATGGTAGTTATGATCGGATTGGCCCTGAAGAAGAAAGAAGAGCCGTAAACCCGAAAAAAACTCTAAAAAACATAAACACTGCACCGGAAGCAAAATTACGCGAGAAACAGAAGGCTCAGAGTCTTCTGTTTTCAATCTTTTTTAAAAAGCTTTTTTACCTTCAATTTCTCTACCTTCAATT
This window encodes:
- a CDS encoding TIGR04279 domain-containing protein; translated protein: MACEAEPIANLTFGDMEVYFLDHTGNPEEGNWISLGGPAGVSEIRLPSPIKITYDGPKSRGYGGVSATLHKGAEEAYTVSYPYTTHPLYLPDENVTMSFRGEPGLAGDVVIYLFKPSSGSVRGVLDTLLAGENVDCLSDLFHENMDGYYETFPASLDGNGDLLDHDFGPMEAGQYCIVLLQDNGDKSLTVLSATAFMVVEYELEITAESIVKGNNLDISLELPGVPETDDCSYGAVLIRDQAYKANIEIDSDGTRAGTSVIVNEIDVIEEFDINSSNYRSKLSKGELQTELQTMMGEGKGAISLGVEGKNTLSLTAFDLPVGDYVLLAAVYQPGKGLVALGQEELEIKVPGKKKSKGSSSGGGGGGGGGSPEPASNVRKKELAQQFVTNGNRIRFELTQRATSVGYVEFDAKKSVGKTTTIIEELKSRSTLTPTEPEGEVYRYLNIWVGNGGFATPENIEGAVVGFRVSRDWIIENNVDADSIILQHFSESRWNLLPTTRIGEDEEYIYFEAETPGFSPFAITTSGKSIILLEQTGGEEDPLSVGTNTPEQEPGLEPETSGKFPAWFSKIASFLVGVMMVVMIGLALKKKEEP